One Nitrospina watsonii DNA segment encodes these proteins:
- a CDS encoding NADP-dependent isocitrate dehydrogenase: MSDKPDIIYTKVDEAPELASGSFLPIIQSFSKVAGLKVGTMDISLAGRIIAQFPERLKKEQQQPDDLAILGDMVKEPTCNVIKLPNISASIPQIKAVVKELQEQGYDIPDYPDDPKTDEEKDIQSRFDKVKGSAVNPVLRQGNSDRRASASVKNFARKNPHRMGKWSKDSKTDVAHMTSGDFRSNEKSTTITAAQAGKAKLEFTDASGKATVLKENITLDEGDVVDATKMSAKALDAFLKASKEEAKKRGVLLSLHMKATMMKVSDPIIFGHGVISYFEDVFKKHGDTFKELGANPNNGLGDVLARIEKLPADKKKEIEDDIQACLKNGPELAMVDSDRGITNLHVPSDIIIDASMAAAIRTSGKMWGSDGKEHDTLAMIPDSSYAGIYQACIEFCKENGEFDPSTMGTVPNVGLMAQKAEEYGSHDKTIEAKSDGTIRLVDAAGQTVHEHPVEKGDIFRSCIVKDIPIQDWVKLAVNRARASSTPVVFWLDKDRAHDAEVIKKVNVYLKDHDTNGLDIQTMSPVDAMKHSLARAKKGEDTISATGNVLRDYLTDLFPILELGTSAKMLSIVPLINGGGLFETGAGGSAPKHVQQFQKEGHLRWDSLGEFLALAESLAHLSKTFGNKKAQVLAEALDKATGKLMETNKNPGRELGDLDNAGSHVYEALYWAQELAAQNDDADLKERFTPIAKQMEEKLDTILKELADSKGKPMDLGGYFHPDAQKVAVAMRPSKTFNSILDSI, translated from the coding sequence ATGTCAGACAAACCAGATATTATATACACGAAAGTCGATGAAGCTCCCGAGTTGGCGAGCGGTTCCTTTCTGCCGATCATTCAGTCCTTCAGCAAAGTGGCGGGCTTGAAAGTCGGCACCATGGACATTTCCCTGGCCGGACGCATCATCGCGCAGTTTCCCGAACGCTTGAAAAAAGAACAGCAGCAGCCGGACGACCTGGCAATCCTGGGCGACATGGTGAAGGAGCCCACCTGCAACGTGATCAAACTGCCGAACATCAGCGCGTCCATTCCGCAGATCAAGGCCGTTGTCAAGGAATTGCAGGAGCAGGGCTACGACATTCCGGATTATCCGGACGATCCCAAAACGGACGAGGAGAAAGACATCCAGTCCCGCTTTGACAAGGTCAAGGGCAGTGCCGTGAACCCGGTTCTGCGCCAGGGCAACTCCGACCGCCGCGCTTCGGCATCGGTCAAAAACTTTGCCCGGAAAAACCCGCATCGCATGGGCAAGTGGTCGAAGGATTCCAAAACCGATGTCGCGCACATGACCAGCGGTGACTTCCGGTCCAATGAAAAATCCACCACCATCACCGCGGCGCAGGCCGGCAAGGCGAAACTCGAGTTCACCGACGCCAGCGGCAAAGCCACGGTACTGAAAGAAAACATCACGCTGGACGAGGGCGATGTCGTCGATGCCACCAAGATGAGCGCCAAGGCTCTTGACGCTTTCTTGAAGGCATCGAAGGAAGAGGCCAAAAAGCGCGGTGTGCTGTTGTCCCTGCACATGAAGGCAACGATGATGAAGGTCTCCGATCCCATCATCTTCGGTCACGGTGTGATTTCTTATTTCGAGGACGTGTTCAAGAAGCACGGCGACACCTTCAAGGAGCTGGGCGCCAATCCGAACAACGGTCTGGGCGATGTGCTGGCGCGCATCGAGAAACTCCCGGCCGACAAGAAGAAGGAAATCGAGGACGACATCCAGGCCTGTCTGAAGAACGGACCGGAACTGGCGATGGTGGACTCCGACCGCGGCATCACCAACCTGCACGTGCCGAGTGACATCATCATCGACGCATCCATGGCCGCGGCCATCCGCACCTCCGGTAAGATGTGGGGTTCGGACGGCAAGGAACACGACACGCTGGCGATGATCCCGGACAGCAGTTATGCCGGCATCTACCAGGCCTGCATCGAGTTCTGTAAGGAAAACGGTGAGTTCGATCCGTCCACCATGGGCACGGTTCCCAACGTTGGCCTCATGGCGCAGAAGGCGGAGGAGTACGGCTCGCACGACAAAACCATCGAAGCCAAAAGCGACGGCACCATCCGTCTGGTCGATGCGGCCGGGCAGACCGTCCACGAGCACCCGGTGGAGAAGGGCGACATCTTCCGCAGCTGTATCGTCAAGGACATCCCGATTCAGGACTGGGTGAAGCTGGCCGTCAACCGCGCCCGCGCTTCCTCCACGCCGGTCGTGTTCTGGCTGGATAAAGACCGCGCGCACGATGCGGAAGTCATCAAAAAGGTGAACGTGTACCTGAAGGATCACGACACCAACGGTCTGGACATCCAGACCATGTCTCCGGTCGATGCCATGAAGCACTCGCTGGCACGCGCCAAGAAGGGTGAGGACACCATTTCGGCCACGGGTAACGTTCTTCGTGACTACCTGACCGACTTGTTCCCGATTCTGGAGCTCGGCACCAGCGCGAAGATGCTGTCCATCGTTCCGCTGATCAATGGCGGTGGCCTGTTCGAGACCGGGGCCGGCGGTTCGGCGCCGAAGCACGTGCAGCAGTTCCAGAAGGAAGGCCACCTGCGCTGGGATTCTCTCGGCGAATTTCTGGCCCTCGCGGAATCCCTCGCCCACCTGAGCAAAACGTTTGGCAATAAAAAGGCTCAGGTGCTGGCCGAAGCGCTGGACAAGGCGACCGGCAAGTTGATGGAAACCAACAAAAACCCCGGTCGCGAGCTGGGTGATCTGGACAATGCCGGCAGCCATGTTTACGAGGCGCTCTATTGGGCCCAGGAACTGGCGGCCCAGAACGACGACGCGGACCTCAAGGAACGGTTCACCCCGATCGCCAAGCAGATGGAGGAGAAACTCGACACCATCCTCAAAGAGCTTGCCGATTCGAAGGGCAAACCGATGGATCTGGGTGGATACTTCCACCCCGATGCCCAAAAGGTTGCGGTCGCCATGCGTCCGAGCAAAACCTTCAATTCCATTCTGGACAGCATCTGA
- a CDS encoding glycine/sarcosine N-methyltransferase: MTRANPEQSFGANPKEVRDTNHYQEEYVKSFVEKWDDLIDWDQRWKSEGDFFIELLRSRGVKRVLDVACGTGFHSVRLLSAGFDVTSADGSPEMLYKAFNNARNRGHLLRTVQADWRWLNRTVHEQFDAVICLGNSFTHLFAEHDRRKALAEFYATLNHDGILVLDQRNYDSILDQGFSSKHKYYYCGEDVIAEPEHMDEGLARFRYTFPDNSIFHLNMFPLRRKYARRLMHEVGFQHVETYGDFKGTFDANDPDFLVHVAEKEYMEDDEED, encoded by the coding sequence TTGACAAGAGCAAACCCAGAGCAATCGTTCGGGGCCAACCCGAAAGAGGTACGTGACACCAACCACTACCAGGAAGAGTACGTCAAGAGTTTCGTCGAAAAGTGGGACGATTTGATTGACTGGGATCAGCGTTGGAAAAGCGAAGGTGATTTTTTTATCGAACTGCTGCGTTCACGCGGTGTGAAGCGGGTGCTCGACGTGGCCTGCGGCACCGGTTTTCATTCCGTGCGCTTGTTGAGCGCCGGGTTCGATGTGACCAGCGCCGACGGCAGCCCGGAAATGCTGTATAAGGCATTCAACAATGCCCGCAACCGCGGCCACCTCTTGCGCACGGTGCAGGCGGACTGGCGCTGGCTGAATCGCACGGTCCACGAACAGTTCGATGCCGTCATCTGCCTCGGCAACTCCTTCACGCATCTGTTTGCCGAGCACGACCGGCGCAAGGCGCTGGCGGAGTTTTACGCCACGCTCAATCACGATGGCATTCTTGTGCTGGACCAGCGCAACTACGATTCCATTCTCGATCAGGGGTTCTCCAGCAAGCACAAATATTATTATTGCGGGGAAGATGTGATCGCCGAGCCGGAACATATGGACGAGGGTCTGGCGCGGTTCCGGTACACGTTCCCGGACAATTCCATTTTTCATCTCAATATGTTTCCGCTGCGCCGCAAATACGCACGCCGCCTCATGCACGAGGTCGGGTTTCAGCATGTCGAGACCTATGGCGACTTCAAGGGCACGTTCGATGCGAACGATCCGGATTTTCTGGTTCACGTGGCCGAGAAGGAATACATGGAGGACGACGAGGAGGATTAG
- a CDS encoding sigma-54-dependent Fis family transcriptional regulator yields the protein MNASPSQSQPFINMRELLLAMPQQRSVSSLLETVVEKSAEDPFLALTRIWLIRPGDHCATCPLQAQCLDQTRCLHLVAERYSPGYAPSEDLEDDYLRIPLGVGKVGRCAVTGEIADTLSLADDLDFAVSKRWGEAMQVIGLAVLPVVFQGKVLGVCGFVPLKEVDMEGEGLFWGRLVADHLAVSITNAEAFEQIETLNKQLTDDYEYLSEELVESQAFGDIIGQSVSLNAVLRQIEMVAKTDASILITGESGTGKELVAREVHKRGPRWKRPMIKVNCASIPRDLYESEFFGHLKGAFTGAVQDRKGRFELANGGTLFLDEVGEIPLEVQSKLLRVLQEGEYERVGDERTRTTDVRILAATNRDLKREVKEGRFREDLYYRLNVFPIELPPLRERTEDIPLLALHFIEAARRKFNQTVKPPSRAVLSTLQKYSWPGNIRELQNLVERAVITSAAGRLKFDLPGVSEPRESAAQPVSQPAEEEVIPEAEMRKREKENILRALQQAGGKIYGDDGAAKRLDIKPTTLATRIKAMGLKKQFLPE from the coding sequence ATGAATGCGTCCCCCTCTCAGTCTCAGCCCTTCATCAATATGCGGGAGTTGCTGCTGGCCATGCCGCAGCAACGCAGTGTGTCTTCGTTGCTGGAGACGGTGGTGGAGAAGTCCGCCGAAGACCCGTTTCTGGCGCTGACGCGCATCTGGCTCATCCGCCCCGGCGACCACTGCGCGACCTGCCCGTTGCAGGCTCAGTGCCTGGACCAGACGCGCTGCCTGCACCTGGTGGCCGAGCGTTACAGCCCCGGCTATGCGCCTTCTGAAGATTTGGAAGACGATTACCTGCGCATTCCCTTGGGCGTCGGCAAGGTCGGGCGGTGTGCCGTCACCGGCGAAATCGCGGACACGTTGTCGCTGGCAGACGATCTCGATTTTGCGGTGTCGAAGCGCTGGGGCGAGGCGATGCAGGTGATCGGCCTCGCCGTGTTGCCGGTGGTGTTTCAGGGTAAGGTGTTGGGGGTTTGTGGTTTCGTTCCTTTAAAGGAAGTGGACATGGAAGGCGAAGGCCTGTTCTGGGGGCGGCTGGTGGCCGATCACCTGGCGGTGTCCATCACCAACGCCGAAGCCTTCGAGCAGATCGAAACCCTCAACAAACAGCTCACCGACGACTACGAGTACCTGAGTGAAGAACTGGTGGAATCGCAGGCGTTCGGCGACATCATCGGCCAGAGTGTGTCGCTCAACGCGGTGCTCAGGCAGATCGAGATGGTGGCGAAAACCGACGCCAGCATCCTGATCACCGGCGAATCCGGCACCGGCAAGGAACTGGTGGCGCGCGAGGTGCACAAGCGCGGCCCGCGCTGGAAGCGCCCGATGATCAAGGTCAACTGTGCCTCGATCCCGCGCGATTTGTATGAAAGCGAATTCTTCGGCCATTTGAAGGGCGCGTTCACCGGCGCGGTGCAGGACCGCAAAGGCCGTTTCGAACTGGCCAACGGCGGCACCCTGTTTCTGGATGAGGTGGGCGAGATTCCGCTGGAAGTGCAGAGCAAGCTGTTGCGCGTTCTGCAGGAAGGCGAGTACGAGCGCGTCGGCGACGAACGCACGCGCACCACCGACGTGCGCATTCTCGCCGCCACCAATCGCGACCTCAAACGCGAAGTGAAAGAAGGCCGCTTCCGCGAAGACCTCTATTACCGGCTGAACGTGTTTCCCATCGAACTGCCGCCCCTGCGCGAGCGTACGGAAGACATCCCTTTGCTGGCGTTGCATTTCATCGAAGCCGCCCGCAGAAAATTCAACCAGACCGTGAAACCTCCGTCGCGGGCCGTGCTGTCCACCCTGCAGAAGTACTCGTGGCCGGGCAACATCCGTGAACTGCAGAACCTGGTGGAACGCGCCGTCATCACTTCGGCGGCGGGGCGTTTGAAATTCGATTTGCCGGGAGTGAGTGAACCCAGGGAAAGCGCCGCGCAGCCGGTCAGCCAACCGGCGGAAGAAGAAGTGATTCCGGAAGCGGAAATGCGAAAGCGCGAAAAGGAAAACATATTGAGAGCCCTTCAGCAGGCAGGCGGCAAGATTTACGGCGACGATGGGGCGGCGAAACGCCTCGACATCAAACCCACCACGCTGGCTACGCGGATCAAGGCCATGGGCCTGAAGAAACAGTTCCTGCCTGAATAG
- a CDS encoding tetratricopeptide repeat protein, which translates to MPTLYFSLNTVHLEPLVASITEECRAALEADCLWARANEDAPPESFRARLARSEVLVVVLGASASNEADAAIPPLSERMRMEVVTAVHQDLILVPVLVDTARLPGKAEARGVWKWLLNAKTHRLRSARWLEDLHPILDDIETELSFRRDLMEKAAQAGSAPIPDFTDAAGNPLAPPRLGMEFSGALALRRTIDTENQNLDTARRKGDRTAENNALAALGLAYAQLGQTQRAIQCFEEQLPLVRATQNAHAECDLLANLGDAYAVSGDLTRAKQHYEEQLCRADALGSAAFIASAYNGLGHVHVKRDELARAIDCYRKALKRYRELEDHDKELELLVGIGLNQQKAGEGARAAETLEDALAAARFVENRKEEARVRVDLAEIYIQLNDPARASEHLTAAEDMFSVFDAAWTDPWKSRITALWNTIAN; encoded by the coding sequence ATGCCCACACTTTATTTCAGTTTGAACACGGTGCACCTCGAACCCTTGGTCGCGTCCATCACCGAGGAATGCCGGGCGGCGCTGGAGGCGGACTGCCTGTGGGCTAGGGCAAACGAGGACGCGCCGCCGGAATCCTTCCGCGCCCGCCTGGCGCGCAGCGAGGTGCTGGTCGTCGTGCTGGGCGCATCCGCTAGCAACGAGGCCGATGCCGCCATCCCCCCACTCAGCGAACGCATGCGGATGGAGGTCGTCACCGCCGTCCATCAGGATCTCATCCTGGTGCCGGTGCTGGTGGACACCGCGCGCCTGCCTGGCAAGGCCGAGGCGCGGGGCGTCTGGAAATGGCTGCTCAACGCGAAAACGCACCGCCTGCGCAGCGCCCGCTGGTTGGAAGACCTGCACCCCATCCTCGACGACATCGAAACCGAATTGAGCTTCCGCCGCGATTTGATGGAGAAAGCCGCGCAGGCGGGATCGGCGCCCATCCCTGATTTCACCGATGCCGCCGGCAATCCGCTGGCGCCGCCGCGCCTGGGGATGGAGTTTTCCGGCGCACTGGCGTTGCGCCGCACCATCGACACCGAAAATCAAAACCTCGACACCGCACGGCGCAAGGGCGACCGCACCGCCGAGAACAACGCACTCGCCGCGCTCGGACTCGCCTACGCGCAACTCGGGCAGACGCAGCGCGCCATCCAGTGCTTCGAAGAACAACTGCCCCTCGTTCGCGCAACGCAGAACGCCCACGCCGAATGCGACCTGCTCGCCAATCTGGGCGACGCCTATGCCGTGTCCGGCGACCTCACCCGCGCCAAACAGCATTACGAAGAACAACTGTGCCGCGCCGATGCGCTCGGGTCCGCCGCCTTCATCGCCAGCGCCTACAACGGGCTCGGTCACGTGCACGTCAAACGCGACGAACTCGCCCGCGCCATCGACTGTTACCGCAAAGCGTTGAAGCGTTACCGGGAGTTGGAAGACCACGACAAGGAACTGGAGTTGTTGGTGGGCATCGGCCTCAACCAGCAGAAAGCGGGGGAGGGGGCACGCGCCGCCGAAACGCTGGAAGACGCCCTGGCGGCCGCCCGGTTCGTCGAGAACAGAAAGGAAGAGGCCCGCGTGCGCGTGGACCTCGCGGAGATTTATATTCAGTTGAACGACCCCGCCCGCGCTTCGGAACATCTCACCGCCGCCGAAGACATGTTCAGTGTGTTCGACGCCGCCTGGACCGACCCCTGGAAATCCCGCATCACCGCACTGTGGAATACGATAGCTAATTAA